Below is a genomic region from Spiroplasma endosymbiont of Dioctria linearis.
AATTCATTAGAGTCAAAAATAGATATTTGATATTCTAAATTAGAAAAGAAAAAACAAGCTATTATTACAAAATTAGCAAGGGTTTCAATTAGAGATAATAATGAAGCAGAGTTAAAAAGATTATTAGATAATTATAATCAATTAGAAAATAATGTAAAACTTAAAGAGTTAAGTGATGAATTAATAAAAGTGAAAACAGAAAGCAATAAAGCAATTAGTGAATTTAATACATGAAAAAGAAAATCTTATGAATCTATCAATGCTATTGTTTTAGAAATAAGTCAAAAAGCTGATAATAAAATATTGGCAGAAGTTGGGGACTTATATTACAATGCCATTAATGCCTTAGAAATTGGTTATATGTTAATTGATTCAAAAGATTTTTATATTAGTAAAAAAAGAATTAGAGAATAAAAAGGAGAAAATGTATGAATAAAATACCAAAAAAATTTTTGTGAGGTGCCTCTACAAGTGCTTACCAGGTGGAAGGAGCTTGAAATGAAGATGGTAAGGGTTTATCTGTTCAAGATGTTAATGCAGGGGGATTTATTAAAGGTTTAAATTTTAAAGATATTACTGATTTTAAAATTGCTGCAGATCATTATCATCATTTTAAAGAAGATATTGCCTTAATGGCAGAAATGGGTTTTAAATCTTATCGCTTCTCAATTAATTGAACGCGAATTTATCCAAAAGGGATTGAATCAGAACCAAATAAAAAGGGAATTGAGTTTTATCATAAGTTATTAGATGAACTTATTAAATATAAAATAGAGCCCTTAGTTACAATTCATCATTTTGATTTACCAAATTATTTAGAAGAAAAGGGTGGTTGACAAAATAAGGAGTTAGTAGTAGAAGCTTATTTAAAATATGCTAAGACTTTATTTTTTGAGTATAAAGATAAAATTAAATATTGACAAACAATTAATGAGCAAAATATGGTAGTTATGTTTGGTCATTTACTTGGAAAACAAATGACGGGAATTGATAAAGGACAAGAATCATATCAAATGTTTCATAATATGAATGTCGCTCAAGCAAAAGCAATTATTCATTTAAAAGCTATTGATAAAAAAGCAAAAATTGGCGTTGCACCAAATATTTCCTTAGTTTATCCCCAAACTAATAAACCTGAAGATGTTTTAGCAGCTCACAATGCTAATTTAATTAGAAATTGAATTTATATTGATCCTTTTGTAAAAGGAAGTTATGATAAAATTTTGCTTAATTTTTGAAAGGCAAATAATTATAATATTGAAATTACTAATGAGGAATTAAAACTTTTTAAAAGGGCAAAAATTGATTTTATTGCTTTTAACTATTATAGTTCTATGAGTGTTAAAGCACCAACAACAGATCAAGAATTTAAAGTTGGAGATCAACAAATGGGCTTTAACTTAGAAGATATGTTTCAATCAACAAAAAATAAACACCTAGAAACTAGTGAATATGGATGAGAAATTGATCCATTGGGATTTAGATTGACTGCAAGAGCTTTACATGATAGATATAATTTGCCAATAATTATTACTGAAAATGGTTTAGGAGCCAAAGATGAACTAACAAGTGAGGGTAAAATACATGATAAATATCGTATTGACTATTTAAGAAAACACATTGAACAGATTCCAAAGATTATAAATGATGGTGTGAAACTATTTGGTTATAACCCTTGAAGTGCCATTGATTTGGTTTCAACACATCAGGGAATATCAAAGCGCTATGGTTTTGTTTATGTTAATCGTGATGAATTTGATCTAAAGGATATGAAGCGTTATCGAAAAGATAGTTTTTATTGATACCAAAAGGTAATTAGTTCTAATGGAGAAGATATTATTTAATAAAAAAATGAAGAATTAGTATTTTTATTGTGAATGTAATTCTTCAATTATACAAGTAATTTATTAATAAAATTAATGCACTTAATCATGAGACTACTTTGATTTTGTTCAACTTATTAAAGCATTATAATATTGAACTTTACATGTCTTAAATTGTCTTGTTTTATAGTTATAAAACGCAGTATACTTACTAATAAAATATTTTAATTTTTTAAAAGAGTTTATTTTAAGCTCTTTTTTATTTTCTTATTAAATAGTTTTTTGCAGAAATGATTGATATTTTACACCGTTATCACAGTTTCTTATGATTCATTTATTAATGTCAGTTTGATACTATTGTTAATTAATAATTAGGGTATATACTCTAAAAATGTACAAATATTGCAAAGTAAGTTATATTAAATTTAAATTTATTAAATTCAGTTATAGATTATTATTTTATTATCATATCTTGTGCTAATATTTGATTGTGAGAAGAAGGTTTTCTCAAATTGTTCAAAATTATTTTGATATGTTTTCAATGCATTAAATAAGATTAGGCACAATTTTCACAAAGAATAATATTTTTTATAACTGGTTTATAGCTTTTATAAATTATTAAAAAATATTATGGTAAATGTACCAGAAGGAAAATAAAATATGAAAAACAATCAAAAGATAATTTATAATGCAGGTAGTTTATTTACAAACGCACAGTGTAAAACAAGAAAAGAAGAAGGAGATATATTACGAAAAATGTTTCCAGAGTTGTTAGTTGAAAACCCAGCTGATATTGATATAAATTCAATAGGAAGACCAAGTAACAAAATAATTTTTGAGATGGGTATTAGTGATTTAAAAGATGCTGACTATGTAATTTTAGAAATAGATGGATGGGATTCTGGGACATATATGGAATTTGGTTTATTAGTTCAACAAGCAATTGATAATAAACAAAAATATTTATTACCAGTAATTTCTGATTTTAGATTTAAATTAGGAATTTTACGTGGTGAAATTCCTGGATTTTCTCTTAATGAAATGATTTCAGGAGCATTTTATTATGACAAATTAAATCAAGGAGATGTACCTCAAATGATAGTTTGTGACTCACATGAATCAGCATGTAAAGCAATTAAAGCAATTGAATCAGGAGACACAAAAAATTTTAAAGAGCGTTTTGATATAAAAAACTTATACTTAAACGATTCTGTTTATCATGGTTTTAAAAATAAATAAATTGTTAAAACTGAGTTAGTAAATATAATTTAAATAGTAAAAAATATGTAGGATTTGAAAACTATTTTAGTAATTTATTAATATTATTTTTTTAACTATATGTATAGTTAAAAAAATTTAATTAGAGCTTCTTGCAATGTGAATATAGATGATAATTAATTCATTTATAAAAAATGCATAGAAATAAATTAATATGATATTAAAGATACTTGCAGTCAATCTTATTAATACAAAAACCTTTATATAAAAAGCATTACGTAAAATTTCTTATATTAATGTTAAAAATTGAAGAAATAATTCATGATGATTCAATTCCAGCATTTAAATTATCAGCAAATATTATGCATTAATAATGATTTTATTATTTGCTGATAAAAAAGAATTTATATTTAAATATCAAATATAAGATAGTAGACAACCTTAAAGAGACTTGTACTTGATTTTAAATAGGAATCTTTTAAATATTAAAGGTTTATAATAATCAGTAAAGGAAAACGAAATGAATAAAATACTCAATAAAACTTTAAAATTTAATAATGGTTTAGAAATACCACAAATAGGATTAGGAACTTATGAATTAGTAGATGAAAAAGAAACTTTGGCATCTATTAAAGCAGCTTTAAAAGCAGGATATAAACATATAGATACAGCTTCTATTTATAAAAACCACGAAATAATTGCTCAAGCAATTAAAGAAAGCGGCCTTGATCGCAATTCGTTATTTATTACTTCAAAAGTGTGAAATTCACATAATAAATATGAATTAGCAAAACAAGCTATTAATGATATTTTAAAAGAATTGGAAATAGACTATATTGATTTACTTCTAATTCATTGACCAACTGAAGATAAAATTGAATGTTGAAAAGCATTAGAAGAAGCAGTTGATCAAGGAAAAGTAAGATCAATTGGTGTAAGTAATTTTCAAGTACATCATCTGAAAGAAATGCTAGAAAATTGTAGAATTAAGCCAGTAATTAATCAAATTGAATTACATCCAGCTTTGCAAAATTTGGAAGTTGTTAAATTTTGTCAAGAAAATAATATTTTAGTTGAATCTTGAGGAACAATGATTAGAGGAAAATGTTTTGAAGTGGAAAAATTGAAAACTCTAGCTAAAAAATATAATAAGTCAGAAGCTCAAGTATGTTTAAGATGAGGATTACAATTAGGATATATAATAATACCAAAATCTTCAAAACCAAGTAGGGTAATTGATAATATTCAAATAGACGATTTTGAATTAACTAGTGAGGATATGAAATTAATAGCAACAATAAAAGAGGAAAGAGTGGGACCTAATCCAGATAATTTTGACTTTTAAAAATAGAGATTCTAAATTAAATTATTAAATAATATTTATATTAACTCTTTGCTTTTTTGTTTATGTTAAAGTCCAAAATAATTAGTTAGAATTATAAATTTGGACTTTTAAATTAAAAAAATATTATTATTTAATTTTTATTTAATTAAATGTTAAAATATTTTGCAAATAAAAGAGAGGAAATTATCTATGAGAATTATTCCCTATGAGCTTTACAAATATGCACCAGATATTGCATTATCAGCATTGAGAAAAGAATTTGGAATGCATGACTATTATTTGAATATTAATCCCAATAATAAGGCGATGCAGCCATTTTTAGACTTAGGAAGAAATTATTTCAATTTATTAATTTTTGAATGAAAGCAAGAAATGGATAAAAGAGGACTTTATGTTAATTCTTTTCACTCATTTTATTCTTATAAAAACTCATTTAAATCTTTAAAAACTGACTATTTTTTGATATTAGAATGCATTATTCAATGAGAGTTGAAGGGGTTTTCACCTTATAATACAAGTTTAAGTTGATATAAAATATCACAAATCTTATTAGAAAATAATTTATTAGAGATAGTTAAATTTAGTATAAAAGATTATGAAAATTTATTAAAATGATATAAGGATAGTTTCATGGTCTTAAATGAAGCAAATAGATGAAAACCTAAAAACTTAAATATGAATAAAGTTTTAGACTATTTTAGAAGTTATTTTAAAGAAAATTTGATAACCTAAGTTTCTCAGTATACCAGTTTGCAAATATTGCAAACTGGTATACTGAGGTTATCGTATTCTTCAGTATTTTTATAGTAATACAGTTAGTTATAAAATATAGGTGTCTGAAAAAATGGATGTATACCAAAAGAAATGATCCAAATTCTTAGGAAATAATGTTACTTAGCCCCCCAATACGACTTTAATTATGTAAGTATTGATTATATTTTTCAAAAAAACTCTTGAATTTTTTTATTTTTTTGTAAAATTAATTTTATATCGTAAAAATAATTTTAAAGGAAAAAAATATGAAAAAATTATTAAGCTTATTGGGAGCTGTTAGTTTAATTGCAACTTCAAGTGCAAGCGTTGTTGCATGTGGCGATAGTGAGACAGTAAAAGTAGAAAATTACGAATTAATTAAGGCTCTTGAAAAGGATGCTAATGAAATTTTTGTAAAGCATTTACAAAATAATATTTATGACAAAATGATTGGCTTAACTATTAATGAAAAGGAGAATAAGTTTTTAAATAAAAGCACTATTAAAATATTTAAGGGCAGATCTGCAAGTGAAATTGGAGAAAAAACCTTAGCTCTTTTAGTTGATGATATTAATAGAATATTAAATATTAGTCAATTAGAATCTGAATTAAATAAATTGAAACTTGTTAATGAGTATAGTATTCTTTTAAATGATGTAAATACTTTATACAAGGGGATTGTTTTTGATTGAAGTACTTTAGATATTAATACAAATGAAAGTGAATCATTATATTTAGGCAATGTTTTATTAGACTTTAAAATACAAGTTCAATACAAAGGTGAAAAAGATATTGAATTATTACAAATTAATGATTCTTTTAAATATACTCTAACAAATGATGCAACACTAAAAGACTCATCTGATAAATTTTATAAAAATATCACAAAGGATTATTTTTCATCACAAGATTCAGATGCTAAAAAATATTCAAATTTAGTTTGAAATGATATTAAGGGTCAAAAAAATAAAATAGATGGCTATGGAAATATTGATAAAGAAATTGACAATTACTGAAATAGAACTGCAAGAACAAATGGATTTAAAGACTCTATTGCTAAATTTATTAAAACTAATTATTTTAGTAAATTGCCAACATTGCCTTTATCTTTTGAAACAGATAATTTTTATAAGGGTTCAGAATTAAGTAAAACATCTTTATTTCATTCTATTAATACACCAAAAGCATTTAATAATAGCGAATCAATTAAGTTTGATTATAAAACTGAAGAAGGTCAATTAATGTTGGAAAGTATTTTTAGAAAAAATCCTGATATTAATCCAACAAGTTTTATATTGAAAAATAATTATTTTACTGAAAATAATCTTAATGTTTGAAAAAGTGATTATGAAATATCAAAAGAAAATTTCATTAAAAATCTAAATTTAAATTCAAATGATGAGTTTAAACAAACTGAGCAATATAAAAACTCATTTTCAATGAATTATGTTAACTTAACTGGACTTTCAATTAAATTTCCTGATCAAGAATATGTTCATAATTTACCTGACTTTAAAATAGCTACTAATTATATAATTGATTCAAATCAAAGTTCAGAAGCAATTTTAGATGATATGACTGAATTTTCTATAAATTCAATTAAAGCATTTCATGAAGTTTTTGGTGTTGATTATAGTTATAACTATTTGGAAAATAATAATTCCAAAGAAGATATTTTAATGGCAATTAAGAAATCTGATTTTACAAATGCAATTAAGTTTAATCAAGCTACTTCTGGCGGTTTAGAGTTAATGAGTCCAGCTCTCTCATTAACTGCAACTGGTTTATCTTCATATAGAGATAAACTATTACAATTGTCAAATTTACCATCAAATTCAACATATTTATTTGATTCTAGAGAACCGAGCACTAGTAGGGTTTCTGTAGCAGGTTATGGAGGATCTAAATATTATAGAAATTATAGCAGTCAAAATGGAATATATTCAACAATACATGACTTGAATTTTAAGCCTAGTATTAAAGATTATAATGAAAAAATATTTTATTGAAAGTTAGGTTACATAAATATTTACTTTGATTTAGATCAAATAATTGATGGAGGAAGATTTGGACTAAAATACTTTATTGTATTTTCATAAATAATATTTGTATGTTTAATTATAAATATAATCTCCAAATTTAACTAGAGAAAAAGGTACCCTAATTTTACCAGTAGTTTTACTACTGGTTTTTTTAATGAAAGGAGAAAATGATAAAACAAAATACAGTAAAGAATTAAAGGTAGAGGTTACAAAAAAGTTTAATCCAGCTCATACACCAAAAAATTAGTAGAAGAGTACAATTAGTTTATTTATGAAATGTAGATAATATTAGCCCTTTCATAAAATCTCAATTTATTGATTATAAAGGAGGAAAAAGTATCTTGTTAATATGTAGGTACATAATCGCTTATTACTCATATATTACAATACTTATATGTGTCAAAAATTTGAAAATTAGCTAGTTTTAAAGTATAATAAGTTTAGTTTTGAATTGTCAAAACATAGGTACATAAGGGGAAAAATATGAAAAAATTATTAAGCCTATTAGGTGCAGTTAGTTTAATTGCAACTTCAAGTGCAAGTGTTGTTGCTTGTGGAGGTCCAATTAATCCAACAAAACCTCCAACAGTAGATTATGACAAATTAGTTAAGGATCTTGAAAAAGATGTTAATGAAATTTTTGCAAAGCATTTACAAAATAATGTTTATGAAAAAATGATTGGTTTAACTATTAACGAAAAGGAGAATAAGTTTTTAAATAAAACTACTATTAAAACATTTAAGGGTAGATCTGCAAGTGAAATTGGAGAAAAAAACTTAGCTTTTTTAGTTGATGATATTAATAGAATATTAGATATTAGTCAATTAGAATCTGAATTAAATAAATTAAAACTTGTTAATGAGTATAGTATTCTTTTAAATGATGTAAATACTTTATACAAGGGGATTGTTTTTGATTGAAGTACTTTAGATATTAATACAAATGAAAGTGAATCATTATATTTAGGAAATGTTTTATTAGACTTTAAAATACAAGTTCAATACAAAGGTGAAAAAGATATTGAATTATTACAAATTAATGATTCTTTTAAATATACTCTAACAAATGATGCAACACTAAAAGACTCATCTGATAAATTTTATAAAAATATCACAAAGGATTATTTTTCATCACAAGATTCAGATGCTAAAAAATATTCAAATTTACTTTGAAATGATATTAAGGGTCAAAAAAATAAAATAGATGGCTATGGAAATATTGATAAAGAAATTGACAATTACTGAAATAGAACTGCAAGAACAAATGGATTTAAAGACTCTATTGCTAAATTTATTAAAACTAATTATTTTAGTAAATTGCCAACATTGCCTTTATCTTTTGAAACAAATAATTTTTATAAGGGTTCAGAATTAAGTAAAACATCTTTATTTCATTCTATTAATACACCAAAAGCATTTAATAATAGCGAATCAATTAAGTTTGATTATAAAACTGAAGAAGGTCAATTAATGTTGGAAAGTATTTTTAGAAAAAATCCTGATATTAATCCAACAAGTTTTATATTGAAAAATAATTATTTTACTGAAAATAATCTTAATGTTTGAAAAAGTGATTATGAAATATCAAAAGAAAATTTCATTAAAAATCTAAATTTAAATTCAAATGATGAGTTTAAACAAACTGAGCAATATAAAAACTCATTTTCAATGAATTATGTTAACTTAACTGGACTTTCAATTAAATTTCCTGATCAAGAATATGTTCATAATTTACCTGACTTTAAAATAGCTACTAATTATATAATTGATTCAAATCAAAGTTCAGAAGCAATTTTAGATGATATGACTGAATTTTCTATAAATTCAATTAAAGCATTTCATGAAGTTTTTGGTGTTGATTATAGTTATAACTATTTGGAAAATAATAATTCCAAAGAAGATATTTTAATGGCAATTAAGAAATCTGATTTTACAAATGCAATTAAGTTTAATCAAGCTACTTCTGGCGGTTTAGAGTTAATGAGTCCAGCTCTCTCATTAACTGCAACTGGTTTATCTTCATATAGAGATAAACTATTACAATTGTCAAATTTACCATCAAATTCAACATATTTATTTGATTCTAGAGAACCGAGCACTAGTAGGGATTCTGTAGCAGGTTATGGAGGATCTAAATATTATAGAAATTATAGCAGTCAAAATGGAATATATTCAACAATACATGACTTGAATTTTAAGCCTAGTATTAAAGATTATAATGAAAAAATATTTTATTGAAAGTTAGGTTACATAAATATTTACTTTGATTTAGATCAAATAATTGATGGAGGAAGATTTGGACTAAAATACTTTATTGTATTTTCATAAATAATATTTGTATGTTTAATTATAAATATAATCTCCAAATTTAACTAGAGAAAAAGGTACCCTAATTTTACCAGTAGTTTTACTACTGGTTTTTTTAATGAAAGGAGAAAATGATAAAACAAAATACAGTAAAGAATTAAAGGTAGAGGTTACAAAAAAGTTTAATCCAGCTCATACACCAAAAAATTAGTAGAAGAGTACAATTAGTTTATTTATGAAATGTAGATAATATTAGCCCTTTCATAAAATCTCAATTTATTGATTATAAAGGAGGAAAAAGTATCTTGTTAATATGTAGGTACATAATCGCTTATTACTCATATATTACAATACTTATATGTGTCAAAAATTTGAAAATTAGCTAGTTTTAAAGTATAATAAGTTTAGTTTTGAATTGTCAAAACATAGGTACATAAGGGGAAAAATATGAAAAAATTATTAAGCCTATTAGGCGCAGTTAGTTTAATTGCAACTTCAAGTGCAAGTGTTGTTGCTTGTGGAGGTCCAATTAATCCAACAAAACCTCCAACAGTAGATTATGACAAATTAGTTAAGGATCTTGAAAAAGATGTTAATGAAATTTTTGCAAAGCATTTACAAAATAATGTTTATGAAAAAATGATTGGTTTAACTATTAACGAAAAGGAGAATAAGTTTTTAAATAAAACTACTATTAAAACATTTAAGGGTAGATCTGCAAGTGAAATTGGAGAAAAAAACTTAGCTTTTTTAGTTGATGATATTAATAGAATATTAGATATTAGTCAATTAGAATCTGAATTAAATAAATTAAAACTTGTTAATGAGTATAGTATTCTTTTAAATGATGTAAATACTTTATACAAGGGGATTGTTTTTGATTGAAGTACTTTAGATATTAATACAAATGAAAGTGAATCATTATATTTAGGAAATGTTTTATTAGACTTTAAAATACAAGTTCAATACAAAGGTGAAAAAGATATTGAATTATTACAAATTAATGATTCTTTTAAATATACTCTAACAAATGATGCAACACTAAAAGACTCATCTGATAAATTTTATAAAAATATCACAAAGGATTATTTTTCATCACAAGATTCAGATGCTAAAAAATATTCAAATTTACTTTGAAATGATATTAAGGGTCAAAAAAATAAAATAGATGGCTATGGAAATATTGATAAAGAAATTGACAATTACTGAAATAGAACTGCAAGAACAAATGGATTTAAAGACTCTATTGCTAAATTTATTAAAACTAATTATTTTAGTAAATTGCCAACATTGCCTTTATCTTTTGAAACAGATAATTTTTATAAGGGTTCAGAATTAAGTAAAACATCTTTATTTCATTCTATTAATACACCAAAAGCATTTAATAATAGCGAATCAATTAAGTTTGATTATAAAACTGAAGAAGGTCAATTAATGTTGGAAAGTATTTTTAGAAAAAATCCTGATATGAATCCAACAAGCTTTATATTGAAAAATAATTATTTTACTGAAAATAATCTTAATGTTTGAAAAAGTGATTATGAAATATCAAAAGAAAATTTCATTAAAAATCTAAATTTAAATTCAAATAATGAGTTTAAACAAACTGAGCAATATAAAAACTCATTTTCAATGAATTATGTTAACTTAACTGGACTTTCAATTAAATTTCCTGATCAAGAATATGTTCATAATTTACCTGACTTTAAAATAGCTACTAATTATATAATTGATTCAAATCAAAGTTCAGAAGCAATTTTAGATGATATGACTGAATTTTCTATAAATTCAATTAAATCATTTCATGAAGTTTTTGGTGTTGATTATAGTTATAACTATTTGGAAAATAATAATTCCAAAGATGATATTTTAATGGCAATTAAGAAATCTGATTTTACAAATGCAATTAAGTTTAATCAAGCTACTTCTGGCGGTTTAGAGTTAATGAGTCCAGCTCTCTCATTAACTGCAAATGGTTTATCTTCATATAGAAATAAACTATTAGAAAACTCAAATTTACCATCAAATTCAACATATTTATTTGATTCTAGAAGTACTGATGTTGCTAATGCTTATGTATCAGGATATGTAGTAAGTAAATACTATAGAAATTATAGTAGTCAAAATGGAATATATTCAACAATATATTACTTGAATCAAAGTAACAATAATTATAATGAAAAAATATTTTATTGAAATTTAGGTTACTTAAATATTCATTTTGATTTGGATCAAATAATTGATGGAACAAGAAACGGGCTGAAATACTTTATTGTATTTTCATAGATAACATTTGTTTGTTTAATTATAAATATAACTTTCAATTTTAAACAGTACTTATTAATTATTAGAATTTTTATAAAAAATATTATAATCAAAATTTAATAGTTTGCAGATATCTGCAAACTATTTTTTATTAATATAATTCTCTAAGTATACATAATGTTAAAAAACATAAAATGTATACAAGGTTCAATGTAATGCTTTATGTATAGGATTAAAATAAAAAAATTCTAATATAATTTATATTGAATATAATTCTCTAAGTAAGAATGCGATAACCTAAGTTTACCAGTTTGCAATATTTGCAAACTGTTTTTTTCTATTTATATTATATTTAAAATCATGATTTAAATTTCACATTTCCACAAAATTTGCAAACTTATTATGAAAATCCTCCATTGAAGTGAATTCATTACTATATTGTTTATAAAATTTATTTTTCACTCATCCATTAAGTGATTCGGTTGGAGCATTATGCTTAAAACCCGCTTCAGACATAGAATGAGTTAAAAAATTACTGTTCCTATTAATGAAACTAAATATCATTTTATTGGCAAATGCTGTGCCTCTATCCGTTTGTATTAAAAAAATAGATATTGAGAGGTTCTTAACATAACTTTTAATTTTATTAAAAACCTTAAAAGCATTATTACTATTTTCTGTTCTATCGAAGGAATAAGAAATTATATTATTATTAGATCAATTGTATCCAAAAATGACAACTTGATTTTCTAATACTCCTTTAATTCTTATTTTCATATGGCTTCCATCAACTTCAATAACATTCTCTTTTTTAAAATTATTCATAATTGAATCTTTTCTAATGTAATTATTGCTTTTATTGATACCTAAGTTAGTTCTCTTTTTTCTTTGAAAAGTAGGCATTTTAAATATATTTTCTCTTTGAATTTTCCTTATTTCTCTAATTGAAATATTTAGATTATAAGTTTCAAGAATTCATTTATTAATTATATTAGCCCCTGAGACAAAGCCTTTAAAGGTTTTAAAGTATTGCTCAATATAAAAATTAACATTTTTTAAAACTTTTCTTTGAAAAATTGGAAAACCAGGTAATGATAATCTCTCTTTGAAAATTTTTATTGGTGACATTAGAACAAATCTTCTTTTAAATTTTGAATAACCTTGTTTAGATACATAAAAGAAATTAATTAATTTATTAGTTCCCATTCCATATAACGCTTCAAATTTGTATATTATGCAAAAAGAATAATGCTTATAAATTTTTGTCTTTGTTATCTGAATTAAGTCCTTCTTGCTCATTTTCATCATGTTGATGATCATCTCCGTTGTGCAAGAAGGAATGGACTTTTCCAAAATTTCATATCTTGCATTTGAAAGTAGTACTAATTCATTTGACTCCTTTAATTGTTTTTTTAATTTAGCTATTTCTTTTTCATAAACTTTTATACTTTTATCTTTAAAATCCTTTTTCAATTTATTTGCCATTATATTAAGCTCCTTACAAAAGTTAGTAT
It encodes:
- a CDS encoding glycoside hydrolase family 1 protein, whose amino-acid sequence is MNKIPKKFLWGASTSAYQVEGAWNEDGKGLSVQDVNAGGFIKGLNFKDITDFKIAADHYHHFKEDIALMAEMGFKSYRFSINWTRIYPKGIESEPNKKGIEFYHKLLDELIKYKIEPLVTIHHFDLPNYLEEKGGWQNKELVVEAYLKYAKTLFFEYKDKIKYWQTINEQNMVVMFGHLLGKQMTGIDKGQESYQMFHNMNVAQAKAIIHLKAIDKKAKIGVAPNISLVYPQTNKPEDVLAAHNANLIRNWIYIDPFVKGSYDKILLNFWKANNYNIEITNEELKLFKRAKIDFIAFNYYSSMSVKAPTTDQEFKVGDQQMGFNLEDMFQSTKNKHLETSEYGWEIDPLGFRLTARALHDRYNLPIIITENGLGAKDELTSEGKIHDKYRIDYLRKHIEQIPKIINDGVKLFGYNPWSAIDLVSTHQGISKRYGFVYVNRDEFDLKDMKRYRKDSFYWYQKVISSNGEDII
- a CDS encoding aldo/keto reductase, translating into MNKILNKTLKFNNGLEIPQIGLGTYELVDEKETLASIKAALKAGYKHIDTASIYKNHEIIAQAIKESGLDRNSLFITSKVWNSHNKYELAKQAINDILKELEIDYIDLLLIHWPTEDKIECWKALEEAVDQGKVRSIGVSNFQVHHLKEMLENCRIKPVINQIELHPALQNLEVVKFCQENNILVESWGTMIRGKCFEVEKLKTLAKKYNKSEAQVCLRWGLQLGYIIIPKSSKPSRVIDNIQIDDFELTSEDMKLIATIKEERVGPNPDNFDF
- a CDS encoding lipoprotein, producing MKKLLSLLGAVSLIATSSASVVACGDSETVKVENYELIKALEKDANEIFVKHLQNNIYDKMIGLTINEKENKFLNKSTIKIFKGRSASEIGEKTLALLVDDINRILNISQLESELNKLKLVNEYSILLNDVNTLYKGIVFDWSTLDINTNESESLYLGNVLLDFKIQVQYKGEKDIELLQINDSFKYTLTNDATLKDSSDKFYKNITKDYFSSQDSDAKKYSNLVWNDIKGQKNKIDGYGNIDKEIDNYWNRTARTNGFKDSIAKFIKTNYFSKLPTLPLSFETDNFYKGSELSKTSLFHSINTPKAFNNSESIKFDYKTEEGQLMLESIFRKNPDINPTSFILKNNYFTENNLNVWKSDYEISKENFIKNLNLNSNDEFKQTEQYKNSFSMNYVNLTGLSIKFPDQEYVHNLPDFKIATNYIIDSNQSSEAILDDMTEFSINSIKAFHEVFGVDYSYNYLENNNSKEDILMAIKKSDFTNAIKFNQATSGGLELMSPALSLTATGLSSYRDKLLQLSNLPSNSTYLFDSREPSTSRVSVAGYGGSKYYRNYSSQNGIYSTIHDLNFKPSIKDYNEKIFYWKLGYINIYFDLDQIIDGGRFGLKYFIVFS
- a CDS encoding lipoprotein produces the protein MKKLLSLLGAVSLIATSSASVVACGGPINPTKPPTVDYDKLVKDLEKDVNEIFAKHLQNNVYEKMIGLTINEKENKFLNKTTIKTFKGRSASEIGEKNLAFLVDDINRILDISQLESELNKLKLVNEYSILLNDVNTLYKGIVFDWSTLDINTNESESLYLGNVLLDFKIQVQYKGEKDIELLQINDSFKYTLTNDATLKDSSDKFYKNITKDYFSSQDSDAKKYSNLLWNDIKGQKNKIDGYGNIDKEIDNYWNRTARTNGFKDSIAKFIKTNYFSKLPTLPLSFETNNFYKGSELSKTSLFHSINTPKAFNNSESIKFDYKTEEGQLMLESIFRKNPDINPTSFILKNNYFTENNLNVWKSDYEISKENFIKNLNLNSNDEFKQTEQYKNSFSMNYVNLTGLSIKFPDQEYVHNLPDFKIATNYIIDSNQSSEAILDDMTEFSINSIKAFHEVFGVDYSYNYLENNNSKEDILMAIKKSDFTNAIKFNQATSGGLELMSPALSLTATGLSSYRDKLLQLSNLPSNSTYLFDSREPSTSRDSVAGYGGSKYYRNYSSQNGIYSTIHDLNFKPSIKDYNEKIFYWKLGYINIYFDLDQIIDGGRFGLKYFIVFS
- a CDS encoding lipoprotein, with product MKKLLSLLGAVSLIATSSASVVACGGPINPTKPPTVDYDKLVKDLEKDVNEIFAKHLQNNVYEKMIGLTINEKENKFLNKTTIKTFKGRSASEIGEKNLAFLVDDINRILDISQLESELNKLKLVNEYSILLNDVNTLYKGIVFDWSTLDINTNESESLYLGNVLLDFKIQVQYKGEKDIELLQINDSFKYTLTNDATLKDSSDKFYKNITKDYFSSQDSDAKKYSNLLWNDIKGQKNKIDGYGNIDKEIDNYWNRTARTNGFKDSIAKFIKTNYFSKLPTLPLSFETDNFYKGSELSKTSLFHSINTPKAFNNSESIKFDYKTEEGQLMLESIFRKNPDMNPTSFILKNNYFTENNLNVWKSDYEISKENFIKNLNLNSNNEFKQTEQYKNSFSMNYVNLTGLSIKFPDQEYVHNLPDFKIATNYIIDSNQSSEAILDDMTEFSINSIKSFHEVFGVDYSYNYLENNNSKDDILMAIKKSDFTNAIKFNQATSGGLELMSPALSLTANGLSSYRNKLLENSNLPSNSTYLFDSRSTDVANAYVSGYVVSKYYRNYSSQNGIYSTIYYLNQSNNNYNEKIFYWNLGYLNIHFDLDQIIDGTRNGLKYFIVFS